From Columba livia isolate bColLiv1 breed racing homer chromosome 5, bColLiv1.pat.W.v2, whole genome shotgun sequence, one genomic window encodes:
- the LOC102095613 gene encoding uncharacterized protein LOC102095613: MGFPPARRRCKARHRGTAQRATWLSPALRAGRGLSGRTLSGCPAAPRRTRSRGGAGPPAPGVDKAAAAPPQDVPLGAGSAELVAAMGAGGVAGLLVTLLIVPGTGAEGCGEGEYLHEGHCCVFCPAGTYVDQHCSAPHLRGTCLPCIEGESYTAHENGLEECLLCRQCKDDQITSRPCTLMRDTECQCKPGYFCPAEGCEVCQRCSTVYPEGKETVQNCNATTGLGYDLPDQGSTALVWSIVIGLGCGVLVLVFVIRKLKSDKAPSTVKDVEKGLELEGSTESLILPEVEAPANKAAKAEGENSGESPEGQAQTNVNLEANNTSPEENGGVLSERAAILRGGLRRHMGRFWRRIAMSSLPAKTGHNPGFHQNARSNIQSSRMPANHMAREPKFRIIVKDLSQKELRDSFWAFINEVPPNKWKRLMRTHLQENDITKIIYDFPKDREEQYYQMLLTWKNTLGEKRCIIKLLDELRYLDTKAYDNILNTLKSNNVITKVEATD; this comes from the exons ATGGGGTTTCCGCCTGCTCGTCGTAGGTGCAAGGCGCGGCACCGGGGCACGGCCCAACGCGCGACGTGGTTGTCCCCGGCCCTGCGCGCGGGCAGGGGGCTCTCGGGGCGCACGCTCTCCGGTTGTCCCGCTGCTCCCCGAAGGACCCGCAGCCGCGGAGGGGCGGGGCCGCCCGCCCCGGGGGTGGATAAAGCGGCGGCGGCACCGCCCCAGGACGTGCCGCTCGGAGCGGGCAGTGCTGAGTTGGTCGCTGCCATGGGAGCCGGAGGGGTGGCAGGGCTGCTG GTTACCCTGCTGATAGTGCCTGGAACCGGAGcagagggctgtggggagggagaATACTTACACGAAGGTCACTGCTGTGTGTTTTGTCCCGCAG GTACTTACGTTGATCAGCACTGCAGCGCTCCGCATTTGAGAGGAACATGCCTCCCTTGCATCGAAGGAGAAAGTTATACTGCTCATGAGAATGGCTTGGAAGAATGCTTGTTGTGCAGACAGTGCAAAGATG atcaGATAACTTCGAGACCCTGTACTCTGATGCGTGATACTGAATGCCAGTGCAAACCAGGGTATTTCTGCCCTGCTGAGGGCTGTGAAGTATGTCAGAGGTGCAGTACAGT GTATCCGGAAGGGAAAGAAACTGTGCAGAATTGCAATGCTACTACCGGCCTAGGATATGACTTACCTGATCAAG GAAGCACAGCTCTTGTGTGGAGTATTGTGATTGGTTTGGGTTGTGGTGTTCTGGTGCTGGTTTTCGTCATTAGAAAGCTGAAGAGTGATAAAG CTCCTTCAACTGTTAAAGATGTGGAGAAAGGTCTG GAGTTGGAGGGCAGTACTGAAAGCCTCATTTTACCAGAAGTGGAGGCACCTGCAAATAAGGCAGCCAAGGCAGAGGGTGAGAACTCTGGTGAGAGCCCAGAGGGCCAAGCACAAACCAACGTTAACTTGGAAGCGAATAACACATCACCAGAGGAAAATGGTGGTGTGCTTTCTGAGCGGGCTGCCATCCTGCGTGGGGGCTTGAGGCGCCACATGGGCAGGTTCTGGAGGAGGATCGCTATGTCTTCACTACCGGCAAAAACTGGACACAATCCTGGTTTTCATCAGAACGCCCGGTCTAACATACAAAGCAGCAGGATGCCAGCAAATCATATG GCACGAGAACCAAAGTTTCGAATAATTGTTAAAGATCTCTCTCAAAAAG agctgAGAGATAGCTTTTGGGCCTTTATAAATGAAGTACCACCAAACAAATGGAAGCGGCTTATGAGAACTCATCTACAGGAAAATGATATTACTAAAATTATTTATGACTTTCCTAAAGATAGAGAAGAACAGTATTATCAGATGCTTCTCACTTGGAAAAACACACTGGGAGAAAAACGATGTATTATTAAATTACTGGATGAGTTAAGGTATCTAGATACCAAGGCTTATGATAACATATTGAacactttaaaaagtaataacGTTATAACTAAAGTAGAAGCTACAGATTAA